One Flammeovirga agarivorans DNA window includes the following coding sequences:
- a CDS encoding carboxypeptidase-like regulatory domain-containing protein: MVSTESKAQGEQNSIQFSGIVVEGDSSFGVPGAHVYIKQAGKGTVTNHAGFFTMPTQVGDTIVVSALGFAKQEVVIPQRDDLGFTVLIEMREEVTELPLLEVFPYPTKEIFEEAFLALGEQKDQRIENMEKNLSQDKLTMMSNALPMGATGNYKYYMNYRADQIATQYFMETANPLLNPFAWGDLIKSIKRGDFKKKE, encoded by the coding sequence ATGGTTTCTACAGAATCAAAAGCACAGGGAGAGCAAAACTCGATTCAATTTTCGGGTATTGTTGTAGAGGGAGATAGTTCTTTCGGTGTGCCAGGTGCCCACGTTTACATTAAACAAGCTGGTAAAGGTACAGTGACAAATCATGCTGGTTTCTTTACAATGCCTACACAGGTGGGTGATACAATTGTAGTTTCTGCTTTGGGTTTTGCAAAACAAGAAGTTGTGATTCCTCAAAGAGATGATTTAGGTTTTACGGTATTAATTGAGATGAGAGAGGAAGTAACAGAACTTCCATTACTTGAGGTCTTCCCATATCCTACAAAGGAAATTTTCGAAGAGGCATTCTTAGCTCTAGGTGAGCAAAAAGATCAAAGAATCGAGAATATGGAGAAAAACTTAAGCCAAGATAAGTTAACTATGATGTCTAATGCACTTCCTATGGGAGCGACGGGCAACTATAAATATTATATGAATTATAGGGCAGATCAAATTGCTACACAATATTTTATGGAGACAGCTAATCCATTACTAAATCCATTTGCATGGGGTGATTTGATCAAGTCAATTAAAAGAGGAGACTTTAAGAAGAAAGAGTAA
- a CDS encoding BatA domain-containing protein, giving the protein MNFVNPMFLYALPLVAVPLIIHLFNFQRSSEIKFTNVAFLHTVKEMSNAQDRLKKILVMLARMLFILLAIIAFARPYLPKENGNTLLKNDSGKASIYIDNSYSMQSERNGKTLFDAAKDIGRKIPTVFPVGYSYQVLDNRFTGSSRYFMNQERSEEEIIGLSYSNFTRSLSDVDQIEQDAFIREKMIVGKQVFWISDFQKSTVGTLENINFDSSTTYHLIPLMADKVENLRIDSVWLDKPFIKEKENNKLFVQISNLGLEDVKDREVTLFVEDVQSSNTTINLKRGDTQIVEMAFAISDAGTKRCRVNISDYPVDFDNEHHFVLNVSPNINIAIISDNPRNYLSTVFKSESFLNATTFKSNSIDYSATNGADLLVLDDVQVIHESLQEVIMNAIRNGTNIAVFPSLNMDIDSYTKAFGTLINKSKLKEGPQFIGTVTPPEKDPFFSNVFEKRVRNMSMPEGVPIFQWKGRGVRTLLSYKNSQSFLSIQESALQSNYFASTPLDPTYSNFGRHALFVPVMYRMAILSKTQSDQLSYNFGEKSLRIRFDNLQKGSIYKLKKGDLEIIPTQKVNADVLTLKLPNDDMEAGCYEVVSADNSSFVGYIAFNYSSQESQLASYSDSELKDKLGQFKNIKIYNNIKADSFKQIFTEDNIAQPLWRYFLIAALLFLMIEMALLRFWKT; this is encoded by the coding sequence ATGAACTTCGTCAACCCAATGTTTTTATATGCACTACCACTTGTTGCAGTGCCTCTGATAATACATCTTTTTAATTTCCAAAGGTCCTCTGAGATTAAGTTTACAAATGTAGCCTTTCTACATACCGTAAAGGAAATGTCCAATGCACAAGATCGTTTAAAAAAGATCTTAGTGATGTTAGCTCGTATGTTATTTATACTTTTAGCTATCATCGCATTTGCCCGTCCATACCTACCTAAAGAAAATGGTAATACTTTATTAAAAAATGATTCCGGTAAAGCCAGTATCTACATCGACAATTCTTACAGTATGCAAAGTGAGAGAAACGGAAAAACTCTATTTGATGCTGCAAAAGATATTGGGCGTAAAATACCTACAGTTTTTCCTGTCGGCTATTCGTACCAAGTACTTGATAATCGGTTTACTGGTAGTTCTAGGTACTTTATGAACCAAGAACGATCTGAAGAAGAAATCATAGGATTATCTTATTCCAACTTCACCAGAAGTCTAAGTGATGTAGACCAAATTGAGCAGGATGCCTTTATCAGAGAAAAAATGATTGTTGGGAAACAAGTATTTTGGATCTCAGATTTTCAAAAATCTACAGTAGGAACTTTAGAAAACATCAACTTTGATTCTTCTACAACTTACCATCTTATACCATTGATGGCTGATAAAGTAGAGAATTTAAGAATTGATTCTGTATGGTTAGACAAACCTTTTATTAAAGAGAAAGAGAACAATAAACTCTTTGTACAAATATCTAATTTAGGACTCGAAGATGTAAAAGACCGAGAAGTAACTCTATTTGTAGAGGATGTTCAGTCTTCTAATACCACCATCAATTTAAAAAGAGGCGATACTCAGATTGTTGAAATGGCCTTTGCTATTAGTGATGCTGGAACAAAAAGATGTAGGGTAAATATTTCTGATTACCCTGTAGATTTTGACAACGAACATCATTTTGTACTTAATGTATCACCGAATATCAATATTGCAATCATCTCGGACAATCCTAGAAATTATCTTTCTACCGTATTTAAAAGCGAATCGTTTTTAAATGCGACTACATTTAAATCAAACTCCATTGACTATTCAGCTACAAATGGAGCAGATTTATTAGTGTTAGATGATGTCCAAGTGATTCATGAGTCATTACAAGAAGTAATTATGAATGCAATACGAAATGGTACTAACATAGCCGTCTTCCCATCTTTAAATATGGACATAGATAGCTATACTAAAGCATTTGGTACGCTAATCAATAAAAGTAAATTAAAAGAAGGGCCCCAGTTTATAGGCACAGTTACTCCTCCGGAAAAAGATCCATTCTTTTCAAATGTATTCGAAAAAAGAGTACGAAATATGAGCATGCCTGAAGGTGTCCCTATATTTCAATGGAAAGGAAGAGGAGTGAGAACACTATTATCCTATAAAAACAGTCAAAGTTTTCTTTCAATTCAGGAGAGTGCCCTACAAAGCAATTATTTTGCTTCGACACCTCTTGATCCAACATATAGTAACTTTGGCCGTCATGCACTATTCGTACCGGTAATGTATAGAATGGCTATCCTCAGTAAGACTCAGTCTGATCAGTTATCTTATAATTTTGGAGAGAAGAGCTTACGTATCCGATTTGATAACCTTCAAAAAGGGAGTATTTACAAGTTAAAGAAGGGAGACTTAGAAATAATACCTACTCAAAAGGTAAATGCCGATGTACTTACTTTAAAACTTCCGAATGATGATATGGAAGCTGGATGCTACGAGGTGGTCTCAGCAGATAACAGTTCATTTGTTGGATATATCGCTTTCAATTATTCATCACAAGAATCTCAATTAGCTTCTTATTCTGATTCAGAATTGAAAGATAAATTAGGGCAATTCAAGAATATCAAAATTTACAACAATATAAAGGCGGATAGCTTTAAGCAGATTTTCACTGAAGATAATATTGCACAACCATTATGGAGATACTTCCTTATTGCTGCTTTATTATTTTTGATGATTGAAATGGCACTACTAAGATTCTGGAAAACTTAA
- a CDS encoding Rod shape-determining protein MreD has translation MGREIWFKQIGIFFIYLMAQVLFFRNLTFFDGSVMMFPYVTFLILLPFGANNITLLTIAFVMGFIVDIFYDSIGIHTSACVFLGFVRYQIMKLTAPSGGYELSETPLIGQMGFGTFVVFIAPQVLAHHLLLFCIEAGAWAFIPKALLRGVLSSMATILVILAIQYLFYSGFSRRRI, from the coding sequence ATGGGAAGAGAAATATGGTTTAAACAGATAGGTATCTTTTTTATCTATTTGATGGCACAGGTGTTATTTTTTAGGAACCTAACTTTTTTTGATGGAAGCGTGATGATGTTTCCATATGTTACCTTTTTAATTCTTCTGCCTTTTGGTGCAAATAATATCACATTATTAACGATTGCTTTTGTGATGGGTTTTATTGTCGATATCTTTTATGATTCGATAGGAATTCATACTTCTGCATGTGTTTTTCTGGGGTTTGTAAGATATCAGATAATGAAACTCACAGCTCCTTCTGGAGGTTACGAATTGTCTGAGACTCCACTGATAGGTCAAATGGGATTTGGAACATTTGTAGTGTTTATTGCTCCACAGGTATTGGCTCATCACCTATTATTGTTTTGTATTGAAGCAGGAGCATGGGCATTTATTCCCAAAGCTCTGTTAAGAGGTGTTCTGAGTAGTATGGCTACTATTCTAGTCATCTTAGCAATTCAGTATTTATTTTATAGTGGATTCTCAAGAAGAAGGATATAA
- a CDS encoding rod shape-determining protein — MGFFDFFTTDLAIDLGTANTLILTKGKIAVEEPSIIALDRQTGKVIALGAKAMQMHEKTHENIKTIRPLKDGVIADFHAAEQMIRGLIKMSDNKRRFFMPSHRMVICIPSGITEVEKRAVRDSAEHAGAKEVYMVPEPIAAAIGIGINIEEPMGSMVVDIGGGTTEIAVIAMSGIVCDQSVRTAGDVFNRDILDYMRRQHNLLIGERSAEKIKFEVGAALAELDDAPEDYEIRGRDLLTGIPKVINVSYAEVAFALDKSISKIEEAILRALETAPPELSADIYDRGIHLTGGGALLRGLDKRISLKTKLPVHVPDDPLRAVVLGTGHVLKDLNRYKAILIT; from the coding sequence ATGGGCTTCTTTGATTTTTTTACTACCGACCTAGCTATAGACCTGGGTACTGCTAATACACTAATCCTTACAAAAGGAAAGATTGCCGTTGAAGAACCATCGATTATCGCTTTGGATCGTCAAACAGGAAAAGTCATTGCTTTAGGTGCTAAAGCGATGCAAATGCATGAGAAAACACATGAAAATATTAAAACTATTCGTCCATTAAAAGATGGGGTAATAGCAGATTTCCATGCGGCCGAACAGATGATCAGAGGACTGATAAAGATGTCTGATAACAAGCGGAGGTTTTTCATGCCATCACACCGAATGGTGATTTGTATTCCTTCTGGCATTACAGAAGTGGAGAAAAGAGCTGTTCGAGATTCAGCAGAGCATGCTGGAGCAAAAGAAGTGTATATGGTTCCAGAACCCATAGCAGCAGCGATTGGTATCGGCATAAATATCGAAGAACCTATGGGTAGCATGGTAGTAGATATCGGAGGTGGTACAACTGAGATTGCAGTAATCGCGATGTCAGGCATTGTCTGTGATCAATCTGTAAGAACAGCAGGTGATGTATTCAATAGAGATATTTTAGACTATATGCGTCGTCAACATAATTTATTGATTGGCGAACGATCTGCAGAAAAAATCAAGTTCGAAGTTGGTGCAGCTTTAGCAGAGCTGGATGATGCTCCAGAAGATTACGAAATTAGAGGTAGAGACTTATTAACAGGTATACCTAAAGTAATTAATGTTTCTTATGCAGAAGTGGCTTTCGCTTTGGATAAATCAATTTCAAAAATTGAAGAAGCAATTTTAAGAGCATTAGAAACAGCTCCTCCAGAGTTATCTGCAGATATTTATGACCGAGGTATTCATCTTACAGGAGGTGGTGCTCTTTTAAGAGGTTTAGACAAAAGGATTTCACTGAAGACAAAATTACCTGTTCATGTGCCGGATGATCCATTAAGAGCAGTAGTACTAGGTACTGGACATGTGCTGAAAGATTTAAATAGATATAAAGCTATTTTGATTACATAA
- the mreC gene encoding rod shape-determining protein MreC — protein MSQLFALIFRYRVFLVFLLLEIIATALIVNNNSYQRSVVLSSSNTVVGGIYNASSNIEQYFYLTDVNEDLLHENAELRKQLELIQVQGVDSATVMNRDKEDITNLFYGMSDTVAYEFIPARVINNSIYRSGNYITLNKGREDGIEEGMGIMTQDGIVGQVKAVSDHFATCYSLLHRDMAVSSELKKNGALCTVKWDTQDPTSATANYLPLHLDINVGDTITTSGFNTVYPEGVMIGIVSEAQKTPSERFWLVTIDVSVDFSKIHHVYVTKSLFRTEKDSLETIAEE, from the coding sequence ATGAGTCAACTATTTGCTTTAATATTTAGGTATCGAGTTTTCCTAGTATTCTTACTGTTGGAAATAATCGCTACAGCTCTAATAGTCAACAATAATAGCTATCAGAGGTCGGTAGTTTTATCGTCGTCTAATACTGTTGTTGGAGGTATATATAACGCATCATCGAATATCGAACAGTACTTTTATTTGACAGATGTAAACGAAGACTTATTACATGAAAATGCAGAACTTCGTAAGCAATTAGAATTGATTCAGGTTCAAGGTGTAGATTCAGCCACTGTAATGAATAGAGACAAGGAAGATATTACTAATTTATTTTATGGAATGTCTGATACTGTGGCTTATGAATTTATTCCTGCTCGAGTGATCAACAACTCAATTTATAGATCAGGAAACTACATTACTTTAAATAAAGGTAGAGAAGACGGAATTGAAGAAGGAATGGGGATAATGACTCAAGATGGTATTGTAGGTCAAGTGAAAGCAGTATCAGATCATTTTGCGACTTGTTATTCATTACTTCATAGAGATATGGCAGTTTCTTCTGAATTAAAGAAAAATGGAGCTTTGTGTACAGTTAAATGGGATACTCAAGATCCTACATCAGCTACTGCAAATTATTTACCTCTTCATTTAGATATCAATGTTGGAGATACAATAACTACATCAGGTTTTAATACTGTTTATCCTGAAGGGGTGATGATTGGTATTGTGTCAGAGGCTCAGAAAACGCCATCAGAGCGATTTTGGTTGGTCACAATTGATGTTTCTGTAGATTTCTCTAAGATTCATCATGTATATGTGACAAAATCTCTATTCAGAACAGAAAAAGATTCATTAGAAACGATAGCGGAAGAATAA
- a CDS encoding F0F1 ATP synthase subunit epsilon — translation MFVELLTPDKKYFEGEATGVKVPGINGEFEMLDRHANIISSLAKGDVRIAKGNEVTSFTIDGGTVEMLDNKLVILAEAVVG, via the coding sequence ATGTTTGTTGAATTACTTACTCCAGATAAAAAATATTTTGAAGGTGAGGCAACAGGCGTAAAAGTTCCTGGTATCAACGGTGAATTTGAAATGCTTGATCGTCACGCCAACATCATCTCAAGCCTTGCTAAAGGTGATGTACGTATCGCTAAAGGTAATGAAGTAACTTCTTTCACTATCGATGGTGGTACTGTTGAAATGCTTGACAACAAATTGGTTATTTTAGCTGAGGCGGTTGTTGGGTAA
- the atpD gene encoding F0F1 ATP synthase subunit beta — protein sequence MSNIGKVTSVIGPVVDVSFEAEGSTLPAIYNALKVKKSNGQEIVLEVQQHLGEERVRTVAMDGTEGLQRGADVLDTGAAIAMPTGEEVRGRLFNVVGEAIDGMEQPSGKTSLPIHRSAPPFDQLATSTEVLYTGIKVIDLLEPYTKGGKIGLFGGAGVGKTVLIMELINNIAKVYSGISVFAGVGERTREGNDLLREMIESGVIKYGKEFEEDMEKGGWDLSKVNKDELATSQATLVFGQMNEPPGARARVALSGLTIAEYFRDGEGQGEGRDILFFVDNIFRFTQAGSEVSALLGRMPSAVGYQPTLATEMGAMQERITSTKRGSITSVQAVYVPADDLTDPAPATTFAHLDAQTVLSRKITSLGIFPGVDPLESSSRILSPDILGDEHYNTAQRVKETIQRYKELQDIIAILGMDELSEEDKQVVARARRVQRYLSQPFHVAEQFSGIPGLIVDIKDTIRGFNEILDGKWDHLPEAAFMFVGTVEEAAERGEKMLAEAAKNA from the coding sequence ATGTCAAATATCGGTAAGGTTACCTCAGTCATTGGACCAGTAGTTGACGTCAGCTTCGAAGCAGAAGGATCTACGCTACCAGCGATTTATAATGCTTTGAAGGTGAAGAAATCCAACGGTCAAGAGATCGTATTGGAAGTTCAACAACACCTTGGCGAAGAGCGCGTTCGTACAGTAGCGATGGACGGTACAGAGGGTCTTCAGCGTGGCGCTGATGTACTCGACACAGGGGCTGCAATTGCAATGCCTACAGGTGAAGAAGTGAGAGGTCGTCTTTTCAACGTAGTTGGAGAAGCGATCGACGGTATGGAGCAGCCATCTGGCAAAACTTCATTACCTATTCACCGTTCAGCACCTCCTTTTGATCAATTAGCAACTTCAACAGAAGTTCTTTACACAGGTATTAAAGTAATTGACCTTTTAGAGCCTTATACTAAAGGTGGTAAAATTGGTCTTTTCGGTGGTGCCGGTGTAGGTAAAACTGTATTGATCATGGAGCTGATCAACAACATTGCGAAAGTATACTCAGGTATCTCAGTATTCGCAGGAGTTGGTGAGCGTACTCGTGAGGGTAACGACCTTCTTCGTGAAATGATCGAATCTGGCGTAATCAAATACGGTAAGGAATTCGAAGAGGACATGGAGAAAGGTGGATGGGACCTTTCAAAAGTAAACAAAGATGAGTTAGCTACTTCACAAGCTACATTGGTATTCGGTCAGATGAACGAACCTCCAGGTGCTCGTGCTCGTGTAGCTTTATCAGGTCTTACAATTGCTGAGTACTTCCGTGATGGTGAAGGACAAGGTGAAGGACGTGATATCTTATTCTTCGTTGACAACATCTTCCGTTTCACTCAAGCAGGTTCAGAGGTATCAGCCCTATTAGGTCGTATGCCTTCAGCCGTAGGTTACCAACCAACGCTTGCTACAGAAATGGGTGCAATGCAAGAGCGTATTACATCGACTAAGAGAGGATCAATTACATCGGTACAAGCAGTATATGTACCTGCCGATGACCTTACTGACCCTGCTCCAGCGACAACTTTCGCCCACTTGGATGCACAAACAGTACTTTCTCGTAAGATTACTTCATTAGGTATCTTCCCTGGTGTAGATCCATTAGAGTCATCTTCACGTATCCTAAGTCCAGATATCTTAGGAGATGAGCACTACAACACAGCTCAACGTGTAAAAGAAACAATCCAACGTTACAAGGAACTTCAAGATATTATCGCGATCCTTGGTATGGATGAACTTTCTGAAGAGGATAAGCAGGTAGTAGCTCGTGCACGTCGTGTACAACGTTACTTGTCTCAACCTTTCCACGTAGCAGAGCAATTCTCTGGTATCCCAGGTCTTATTGTAGACATTAAAGATACTATCAGAGGTTTCAACGAAATCTTAGATGGTAAGTGGGATCACCTTCCTGAAGCAGCCTTCATGTTCGTAGGTACTGTTGAGGAAGCAGCAGAAAGAGGTGAAAAAATGCTTGCTGAAGCTGCTAAAAACGCTTAG
- the mnmA gene encoding tRNA 2-thiouridine(34) synthase MnmA, which produces MAKRVVVGLSGGVDSSVAAHLLKEQGYDVIGLFMINWHDGSVTIQGECPWIDDSNDALLVANKLNIPFQSVDLSEQYKERIVDYMFSEYEAGRTPNPDVLCNREVKFDVFMDIAMSLGADYVAMGHYCRKDSFIDENGKEVYRLLAGVDGNKDQSYFLSQLSQEQLSKALFPIGELTKPQVREIAAEQDLITANKKDSQGLCFIGKVKLPDFLKQQLLPKKGNIVEVSVDHSIYQDRENAIENASTELEKLQLLTAPYSYKPTYGKKVGEHQGAHYYTIGQRKGLGVGGTPLPLFVIATDTETNTIYTGQGDQHPGLNRQGLKVSPNEIHWVREDLKMEIGDQREYMARIRYRQPLEKVTLYMKEDGLYCVFENKQSGISAGQFITWYTDDELIGSGVINS; this is translated from the coding sequence ATGGCAAAAAGAGTAGTAGTGGGTCTCTCAGGTGGAGTAGACTCAAGCGTAGCTGCACATCTTTTAAAAGAGCAAGGCTACGATGTCATTGGTTTATTTATGATCAACTGGCATGATGGTAGTGTTACGATTCAAGGCGAATGTCCATGGATAGACGATAGTAACGATGCACTACTGGTAGCAAACAAACTAAACATCCCTTTCCAAAGTGTAGACCTTAGTGAACAATACAAGGAGCGTATTGTAGACTATATGTTTTCTGAATATGAAGCAGGTCGTACACCCAATCCAGATGTACTTTGTAATAGAGAAGTAAAATTTGATGTGTTTATGGATATAGCTATGAGCTTAGGAGCTGATTACGTAGCTATGGGGCATTACTGTAGAAAAGATTCTTTCATTGATGAAAATGGTAAAGAAGTTTACCGTCTTCTTGCTGGAGTCGATGGAAATAAAGACCAAAGTTATTTCCTTTCTCAGTTAAGTCAAGAGCAACTGTCTAAAGCATTATTCCCTATTGGTGAACTCACAAAACCTCAAGTAAGAGAAATTGCTGCAGAACAAGATTTAATCACTGCAAACAAAAAAGACTCCCAAGGGCTTTGCTTTATTGGTAAAGTAAAACTACCGGATTTCTTAAAACAGCAATTACTTCCTAAAAAAGGAAATATTGTAGAGGTTTCTGTAGATCATTCGATTTATCAAGATCGAGAAAATGCGATTGAAAATGCATCTACTGAACTTGAGAAATTACAGTTACTAACAGCCCCTTATTCTTATAAACCAACATATGGGAAGAAAGTAGGAGAGCATCAAGGAGCACATTATTATACAATTGGTCAACGTAAAGGTTTAGGTGTAGGTGGTACTCCACTACCATTATTTGTGATTGCAACAGATACTGAAACAAATACTATCTATACTGGACAAGGTGATCAACATCCTGGCTTAAACCGTCAAGGGTTAAAAGTCAGTCCAAACGAAATCCATTGGGTTCGTGAAGACCTTAAAATGGAGATTGGTGACCAAAGAGAATACATGGCTAGAATAAGATATCGTCAACCTTTAGAAAAGGTCACTCTTTATATGAAGGAAGATGGTTTATACTGTGTATTTGAAAATAAACAATCAGGTATTTCTGCTGGACAGTTTATCACTTGGTATACAGATGACGAGCTAATTGGTTCGGGTGTAATCAATAGTTAG
- a CDS encoding GAF domain-containing protein: MTEKTSNNIENSGLRIKDLSIRIKVLLNLLLIAALSSIAVGMLGYYSAKKSLEEAVFAQLTSVREVKRRTLENYIENAKEHISVLAQSRMVSDAVLEFSSAYQIMDYYYSPGKIVKMRRELKEFYRTTVDRKLSDHESFSRQLITSVDENSDKMVILQNLYLSNNKNPIGKKDLLNRANDKTAYSDIHERYHASFRRYLLADGFSDLILVNAQSGDVIYSVAKNTDFGTNLMDGVFRQSALGQAFTLARNSIRQNMVILSDFVSYEGSYGGLQLFFAAPVYDNVDNSLEKVAVLIGTMPLSEINKIMTDDGDWVEEGLGSTGETYLVGKDQLMRSDARLFVEESDKFNQELLDLNIPSDEINQIKSLRTTVLSKTVNTAPVMDALKGHSGNLMGKNYLGKEALSSYSTLKIRELPWIIIAEIQEGEAFESIERLKLNVALATIVIFIIGFIVSNAYSASFTRPIFKLQEAISKLAKGDVSSSIPVTSGDEIGATIFHMNNLIDRTKQTSDFAKNVGKGNFEVDFDTYGNRDVLGNSLIKMRDRLKEVSIEDHRRQWVTEGISKFAEITRKYLDNVDDLYEVVLRELVDYLSANQGMMFLVEEDNLSNQVLELKACYAYDRKKFMDKKVNYGEGLAGRCWQENESLYIDDIPPGYSKVVTGLGLASPKSLLLVPLKFNEKALGVIELASFNTFEPYMIEFVERVSESIASAITSAKHNTRTSKLLSDAQKLTQELRVREEEMLQNTEELQATQEEMERRQMELEEVRKALQKEIAMKDEQILYYKSQVERNEDIES, translated from the coding sequence ATGACAGAAAAGACTTCAAATAATATAGAAAACTCAGGCCTTAGGATAAAAGATTTAAGTATACGTATTAAAGTATTACTAAATCTCTTATTGATTGCTGCTTTATCAAGTATTGCAGTAGGTATGTTGGGTTATTATTCAGCAAAGAAATCCTTAGAAGAGGCTGTTTTTGCACAATTGACATCTGTAAGAGAAGTAAAGAGGAGAACTCTTGAAAATTATATAGAGAATGCAAAAGAACATATTAGTGTATTGGCACAAAGTAGAATGGTTTCTGATGCCGTTTTAGAGTTTTCTTCTGCATATCAAATCATGGATTACTATTACTCTCCTGGTAAGATTGTAAAAATGAGGAGAGAGTTAAAGGAGTTTTACAGAACTACAGTTGATAGAAAGCTAAGTGATCATGAATCTTTCTCAAGGCAGTTGATCACTTCTGTTGATGAGAATTCGGATAAGATGGTTATTCTTCAGAATCTTTATCTGTCCAACAATAAAAATCCAATTGGTAAAAAGGATCTATTAAATAGAGCTAATGATAAAACAGCATATTCTGACATTCATGAAAGATACCACGCTTCTTTTAGAAGGTATCTTTTAGCAGATGGATTTTCAGATCTAATTTTAGTGAATGCACAATCAGGTGATGTGATCTATTCTGTGGCAAAAAATACAGATTTCGGTACAAACCTAATGGATGGTGTATTTAGACAGTCTGCTTTGGGACAAGCCTTTACTCTTGCTAGGAACTCAATAAGACAAAATATGGTGATCTTATCTGATTTTGTCTCTTATGAAGGTTCATATGGTGGTTTGCAATTATTCTTTGCAGCACCAGTATATGATAATGTGGATAATAGTTTAGAAAAAGTAGCCGTATTAATAGGTACTATGCCATTGTCAGAGATTAATAAAATTATGACTGATGACGGCGATTGGGTAGAAGAAGGTTTAGGTAGTACTGGTGAAACCTATTTAGTAGGTAAGGACCAGTTGATGAGAAGTGATGCTCGTTTATTTGTTGAAGAGTCAGATAAATTCAATCAAGAACTTTTAGATTTAAATATTCCTTCTGATGAAATCAATCAGATTAAATCATTAAGAACTACTGTACTTTCAAAAACTGTAAATACAGCACCTGTGATGGACGCCTTAAAAGGACACTCAGGTAACTTAATGGGAAAAAACTATCTAGGAAAAGAGGCTTTAAGTTCTTATTCTACATTAAAAATTAGAGAGCTTCCTTGGATTATTATTGCAGAGATTCAAGAAGGAGAAGCATTCGAATCGATTGAAAGACTAAAACTTAATGTTGCTTTGGCAACGATTGTGATATTTATTATTGGCTTTATTGTCTCTAATGCTTATTCAGCAAGTTTCACAAGACCTATTTTTAAATTACAGGAAGCGATTTCTAAGCTAGCAAAAGGTGATGTTTCTTCATCTATCCCTGTTACGTCAGGTGATGAAATTGGAGCTACTATTTTCCATATGAACAACCTTATTGATCGTACCAAACAAACTTCTGACTTTGCCAAAAATGTTGGTAAGGGCAACTTTGAGGTTGATTTTGATACCTATGGTAATCGAGATGTTCTCGGTAACTCATTAATTAAGATGAGGGACCGTTTAAAAGAGGTCTCAATAGAAGATCATAGAAGGCAGTGGGTAACAGAAGGTATTTCGAAATTTGCAGAAATTACGCGTAAATATTTAGACAATGTTGATGACCTTTACGAAGTGGTACTACGAGAATTGGTAGATTATTTAAGTGCCAACCAGGGAATGATGTTCTTGGTTGAAGAGGATAATCTTTCAAACCAGGTACTTGAACTTAAGGCTTGTTATGCATACGATAGAAAGAAATTTATGGATAAGAAAGTCAATTATGGTGAAGGCTTAGCCGGAAGATGTTGGCAAGAAAACGAATCATTATATATAGATGATATACCTCCAGGGTACTCTAAAGTAGTTACAGGCTTAGGGTTAGCTTCTCCAAAAAGTTTACTATTGGTTCCACTGAAGTTTAATGAAAAGGCTTTAGGAGTTATTGAACTGGCATCATTCAATACTTTTGAACCTTATATGATTGAGTTTGTAGAAAGAGTATCAGAAAGTATAGCTTCTGCTATTACTTCAGCAAAACATAATACAAGAACTTCGAAGCTATTATCTGACGCACAGAAGTTAACTCAAGAATTAAGGGTTAGAGAGGAGGAGATGCTTCAAAACACTGAAGAATTACAAGCTACTCAAGAAGAGATGGAACGTAGACAAATGGAGTTGGAGGAAGTTAGAAAAGCACTACAGAAAGAGATTGCTATGAAAGATGAACAGATCTTATACTATAAATCTCAAGTGGAAAGAAATGAAGATATAGAGAGCTAA